One Mangifera indica cultivar Alphonso chromosome 4, CATAS_Mindica_2.1, whole genome shotgun sequence genomic region harbors:
- the LOC123214888 gene encoding putative clathrin assembly protein At1g25240, with amino-acid sequence MSLWKRAAGLLKDRNSIWAASLSRKSSYRNPDLEAAIIKATSHDEWHVDYRNAQRIFTWLRTSPLSVKPLVWALSKRMEKTKSWVVALKGLILMHGVFCCKIPAVQRIGRLPFDLSSFSDGHSKSSVSWGFNNFIRAYYAFLDQRSAFMYEQSKQSEEPMMQELNKLRSLQNLLDLLLQIKPRTKNMHVTLILEALDCVVIEIYDVYSRICNGIARVLTRIYSARPGEVVMALNVLLKANGQGEELSLYFEFCRDFGILNMLELPKVTEVPEEDIRVLEGLINGDLENIDKEDSKKKEDSEMADLNDDNVQEKAMVVKEDESCFNNKKRLLRTIITDKWEVFDEDFKVYAEENAAEWSLNPFIDPPYVLPLVPVQEYKHDLPDLIKFY; translated from the coding sequence ATGAGCCTGTGGAAGAGAGCGGCGGGTCTTCTCAAAGACCGCAACAGCATCTGGGCGGCGAGTTTAAGTAGAAAATCGTCGTATCGTAACCCCGACCTCGAAGCCGCGATTATCAAAGCAACAAGCCACGATGAATGGCATGTTGATTATCGAAATGCACAGAGAATTTTCACGTGGTTACGAACCTCTCCTCTCAGTGTGAAGCCTCTTGTATGGGCACTCTCTAAACGTATGGAGAAAACCAAGAGTTGGGTCGTCGCTCTCAAGGGCTTGATTCTCATGCATGGCGTTTTTTGTTGTAAAATCCCGGCTGTTCAAAGGATTGGACGTTTGCCCTTTGATCTTTCAAGTTTTAGTGATGGACATTCAAAATCGAGCGTTTCGTGgggatttaataattttattcgtGCTTATTACGCGTTTTTGGATCAAAGATCGGCCTTTATGTACGAACAAAGTAAACAAAGCGAGGAACCGATGATGCAAGAGTTGAATAAGCTGCGAAGTTTGCAAAATCTGCTAGATTTGTTGCTTCAAATCAAGCCGCGGACGAAGAATATGCATGTAACTTTGATTCTTGAGGCCCTGGACTGTGTGGTGATTGAAATATATGATGTTTATAGCAGAATTTGCAACGGGATTGCGAGGGTTTTAACGAGGATTTATTCAGCTCGGCCCGGCGAAGTGGTCATGGCGCTTAACGTTCTTCTTAAGGCAAACGGACAGGGTGAGGAATTGTCTCTATATTTTGAGTTTTGCAgagattttggaattttaaacATGCTGGAGCTTCCGAAAGTCACAGAGGTCCCGGAGGAAGATATTCGAGTTCTTGAAGGACTCATCAATGGCGATCTAGAAAATATTGataaagaagattcaaagaagAAAGAGGATTCAGAAATGGCGGATTTAAATGATGATAATGTTCAAGAGAAAGCCATGGTGGtgaaagaagatgaaagttgttttaataataaaaaaagattattaaggaCAATAATAACTGACAAATGGGAGGTTTTTGATGAAGATTTCAAAGTATATGCAGAAGAAAATGCTGCAGAATGGTCATTAAATCCATTTATAGATCCACCATATGTTCTTCCTCTTGTACCTGTACAAGAATATAAACATGATCTTCCAGACTTGATTAAattctattaa
- the LOC123214815 gene encoding protein BASIC PENTACYSTEINE2-like yields MDDDVLNMRNWGYYEPSFKGHLGLQLMPSMVDRDTKAFLPSRNPNFMVTPNSTFHPRDCVVSEPSMPMNYARDGWINQRDKFLHMLPANPNYGILPETSGAHSLQMLQPPPPQPPPPAVAPSTSRDDRVVARVDEPVVKNDGPQIKKRQGGGVPKTPKAKKARKPKENNGATVQRVKPAKKSMEVVINGIDMDISGIPIPVCSCTGAPQQCYRWGCGGWQSACCTTNVSMYPLPMSTKRRGARIAGRKMSQGAFKKVLEKLAAEGYNFANPIDLRTHWARHGTNKFVTIR; encoded by the coding sequence ATGGATGATGATGTGTTGAACATGCGCAATTGGGGTTACTATGAACCGTCCTTTAAAGGGCATCTCGGTCTGCAGCTCATGCCAAGCATGGTAGACCGAGACACCAAGGCTTTTCTACCCAGTCGCAATCCTAATTTTATGGTTACACCTAATAGTACCTTTCATCCTCGGGATTGTGTGGTTTCGGAGCCATCCATGCCAATGAATTATGCTAGGGACGGTTGGATAAACCAAAGGGATAAGTTTCTGCACATGTTACCTGCAAATCCCAATTATGGGATTCTTCCGGAAACTTCAGGGGCTCACTCCTTGCAAATGCTACAGCCCCCACCACCACAACCCCCACCCCCAGCTGTGGCACCTAGTACTTCAAGAGATGACAGAGTGGTGGCAAGGGTTGATGAGCCAGTTGTCAAAAATGATGGTcctcaaataaagaaaaggcaGGGAGGAGGTGTCCCCAAGACCCCGAAAGCTAAGAAGGCTAGGAAGCCAAAAGAGAATAATGGTGCTACCGTTCAACGTGTGAAACCAGCTAAGAAGAGTATGGAAGTTGTGATAAATGGTATTGATATGGACATCTCGGGTATTCCAATTCCAGTCTGCTCGTGTACTGGAGCTCCCCAGCAATGTTATCGCTGGGGCTGTGGCGGTTGGCAATCTGCCTGCTGTACTACAAATGTATCAATGTATCCTTTGCCAATGAGCACCAAAAGGCGTGGTGCAAGGATTGCTGGGCGGAAGATGAGTCAGGGTGCATTTAAGAAGGTATTGGAGAAACTTGCTGCAGAAGGCTATAATTTTGCTAACCCAATAGATTTGAGGACTCACTGGGCTCGACATGGTACCAACAAGTTCGTGACTATCAGATAG